In one Trichosurus vulpecula isolate mTriVul1 chromosome 8, mTriVul1.pri, whole genome shotgun sequence genomic region, the following are encoded:
- the LOC118829129 gene encoding olfactory receptor 11G2-like has translation MNISKSYDSSSDTTGFILLGFPCSKDIQILLFILFLIIYILTLLGNGSIICAVQRNKRLHIPMYILLANFSFLEIWYVTSTVPNMLVNFLSNTKMISFSGCFLQFYFFFSLGTTECFFLTVMAFDRYLAICQPLHYPTIMTGHLCTSLVVSCWVFGFLWFPIPIILISQLSFCGSKVIDHFLCDPGPLLALTCTRAPLIEFTWSTLSSLLLFVPFLYIMGTYALVLRAVFRVPSAAGRRKAFSTCGSHLTVVSLFYGSVMVMYVKPTSGHEARVQKTVTLFYSVVTPFLNPLIYSLRNKDMKDALRKFLGT, from the coding sequence ATGAATATCTCCAAATCCTACGACAGCTCCAGTGATACAACTGGTTTCATCCTCCTTGGGTTCCCCTGTAGCAAGGACATTCAAATCCTCCTCTTCATACTTTTCTTGATCATCTACATCCTGACCCTTCTAGGAAATGGTTCTATCATCTGTGCTGTGCAGAGGAACAAGCGACTTCACATCCCCATGTACATCCTCTTGGCCAACTTCTCATTTCTAGAGATCTGGTATGTCACTTCTACTGTCCCCAATATGTTAGTCAACTTTCTCTCTAATACCAAGATGATCTCCTTCTCTGGATGCTTCCTccagttctatttcttcttctctttaggTACTACAGAATGCTTTTTTCTGACTGTTATGGCATTTGATAGGTATCTGGCCATCTGCCAACCTCTGCACTATCCCACCATCATGACAGGACATCTCTGCACCTCTCTGGTGGTCAGCTGCTGGGTGTTTGGCTTCCTCTGGTTCCCAATTCCCATCATCCTCATTTCCCAATTGTCCTTCTGTGGCTCCAAGGTCATTGACCACTTTCTATGTGACCCAGGCCCACTGCTAGCTCTCACCTGCACCAGGGCTCCTTTAATAGAGTTCACCTGGTCTACCTTGAGTTCTTTGCTCCTGTTTGTACCCTTCCTCTACATCATGGGAACATATGCCCTGGTTCTGAGAGCTGTATTCAGAGTTCCTTCAGCAGCAGGTAGGCGTAAAGCCTTCTCTACCTGTGGGTCCCATTTGACAGTGGTGTCACTGTTCTATGGTTCTGTGATGGTGATGTATGTGAAACCAACATCAGGCCATGAAGCAAGAGTACAGAAGACTGTGACCCTCTTTTATTCTGTGGTGACGCCATTCTTAAATCCTTTGATCTACAGCCTTAGGAACAAGGATATGAAAGATGCCCTGAGGAAATTTCTGGGTACATAA
- the LOC118829723 gene encoding olfactory receptor 11G2-like: MLCVVYRQVTFSNTYNSSNTVTGFILLGFTYAGETQKLLFMLLLMIYILTLLGNGSIICAVCWDERIHTPMYVLLANFSFLEICYVTTTVPNMLANFFSETKVISFSGCFLQFYLFFSLGSVECLFLAIMAFDRYLAICRPLHYHFIMTRHLRTRLVVSCWVIGFLWFLVPIIIISQLSFCDPKIIDHILCDPSPILVLTCTPAPVMELTLSFLTSIILVVPFLFIIGTYTLVLKAVLKIPSRRGKRKAFSTCGSHIVVVSLFYGPAMVMYVRPRPGHEGQTQKIVTLFYSMVTPFLNPVIYSLRNKEMKDALRKVLKC, from the coding sequence ATGCTTTGTGTAGTTTACAGGCAAGTGACTTTCTCCAACACCTACAACAGCTCCAATACTGTCACTGGTTTCATCCTCCTAGGATTCACCTATGCTGGAGAGACTCAGAAACTTCTCTTCATGCTACTCTTGATGATTTACATTCTCACCCTCTTGGGGAATGGATCTATCATTTGTGCTGTGTGCTGGGATGAGCGAATTCATACCCCCATGTACGTACTACTGGCCAATTTCTCCTTCCTGGAGATCTGCTATGTCACTACTACTGTCCCCAATATGTTGGCCAACTTCTTCTCTGAGACAAAGGTCATCTCCTTCTCTGGATGCTTCCTCCAGttctatttattcttctctctaggttcaGTAGAATGTTTATTTCTGGCCATCATGGCATTTGATCGGTATCTTGCCATCTGCCGGCCTCTACACTACCACTTCATCATGACAAGACATCTCCGAACCAGACTAGTTGTCAGCTGCTGGGTAATTGGCTTCCTCTGGTTCCTTgttcccatcatcatcatctcccagTTGTCTTTTTGTGACCCCAAGATCATTGACCACATTCTATGTGACCCATCACCAATTCTAGTACTCACCTGTACGCCAGCACCTGTCATGGAACTTACGTTGTCCTTCTTGACTTCTATAATTCTGGTTGTCCCCTTCTTGTTTATCATAGGAACATATACTCTGGTCCTGAAAGCTGTGCTGAAAATACCttcaagaagagggaaaagaaaggccTTTTCTACCTGTGGTTCCCATATTGTTGTAGTGTCCCTCTTCTATGGACCTGCAATGGTGATGTACGTGAGGCCAAGACCTGGGCATGAAGGCCAAACCCAAAAGATTGTGACTCTGTTTTATTCCATGGTGACCCCATTCTTGAACCCTGTCATCTATAGTCTTAGGAATAAGGAGATGAAGGATGCCCTGAGGAAAGTGCTAAAGTGCTAG